The Methylomusa anaerophila genome has a segment encoding these proteins:
- a CDS encoding CBS domain-containing protein, which produces MQRYNRANGRELMDTERKLMDTGRKEENIILLLTPKATVAFLYDHCSLRQGLEKMRYHGYTAIPVITKDGTYIGTVSEGDFLWHLLDSDVYTMKLQEEYSILDILRKGWNLAVKIDTIMNELLLRVMDQNFVPVIDDRGKFMGIITRKDVIKYYYNLMKTNKT; this is translated from the coding sequence ATGCAAAGATACAACAGAGCAAATGGCAGAGAATTGATGGATACAGAAAGGAAATTAATGGATACAGGAAGGAAAGAAGAAAATATTATCCTTTTATTAACCCCGAAAGCAACGGTTGCATTTCTGTACGATCACTGTTCCCTGAGGCAGGGACTTGAAAAAATGAGGTATCATGGATATACGGCCATACCGGTCATTACAAAGGATGGAACTTATATCGGAACGGTCAGTGAAGGAGATTTTTTATGGCATTTGCTGGACAGTGATGTGTACACTATGAAATTACAGGAGGAATATTCCATTTTAGATATACTCCGAAAAGGCTGGAATCTTGCGGTGAAAATTGATACAATCATGAATGAGTTACTTCTTCGTGTTATGGATCAAAATTTCGTTCCGGTAATTGATGACCGGGGAAAATTTATGGGGATTATAACTCGAAAAGACGTAATAAAGTATTATTATAATTTAATGAAAACAAATAAAACTTGA